From Streptomyces sp. GSL17-111, one genomic window encodes:
- a CDS encoding DegT/DnrJ/EryC1/StrS family aminotransferase: MGTSRVGAAEIRAGDEVVVPSFGGERAAELVRGAGAEPVFADIDADSFCLDPTAAKAAISSRTTAVFPVALFGQAPDMAGFLRLAGRCGVQLIDPGVVDDAAPRLPGSARRRQIAQYLNMRLTGVVTPSVQPGREHLFTRYVVRVPGNGRPDRDAFRQALRARGIVGEVPVPTPAHRTAAFRQACLLPETERAAAESLALPLHEDMTRREVQRLVSACNALGGLVLEPAC, translated from the coding sequence ATGGGGACCTCAAGGGTAGGCGCAGCGGAGATCCGAGCAGGTGACGAGGTCGTCGTGCCCTCGTTCGGAGGGGAACGGGCGGCCGAGCTCGTGCGGGGGGCGGGTGCTGAGCCGGTCTTCGCGGACATCGACGCCGACAGCTTCTGCCTGGACCCGACGGCTGCGAAGGCCGCCATCTCGTCGCGGACCACGGCTGTGTTCCCCGTAGCCCTCTTCGGGCAGGCACCGGACATGGCCGGCTTCCTCCGACTCGCCGGGCGATGTGGCGTCCAGTTGATCGACCCCGGAGTGGTCGACGACGCAGCACCGCGGCTGCCCGGTTCGGCGCGGCGGCGACAGATCGCGCAGTACTTGAACATGCGGCTGACCGGAGTGGTGACGCCATCGGTGCAGCCCGGCCGCGAACACCTCTTCACGCGCTATGTCGTCCGGGTACCGGGGAACGGCCGTCCGGACCGGGACGCCTTCCGGCAGGCACTGCGGGCACGCGGGATCGTCGGCGAGGTTCCGGTGCCGACGCCGGCTCACCGAACTGCGGCGTTCCGCCAGGCCTGCCTGCTGCCGGAGACGGAGAGGGCCGCTGCGGAGTCGCTGGCGCTGCCGCTGCACGAGGACATGACACGGCGCGAGGTACAGCGACTCGTCTCCGCCTGCAACGCTCTGGGCGGTCTGGTGCTCGAGCCGGCCTGCTGA